The bacterium DNA window CAGCATGGCCATGACCTGCGCGCGGTGGTGGACCTCGTGGAACAAGAGCTGCCCGGCGATGCCGCCAGCCGTGGCATGGACGCGCATGGGCTTCGGCCCCATCTGCGAGACGAACTCGACGGGACGGGTGGGGTCGCCGAGGCCGGCCAGCGCTTGCCGCGTGACGGCCGCCCGGGCCGCCCATGCCGCCGCGAACGGTTCGTACTCCGGCTGTCGCTCGACGGTGAACGGCGAGGCCCCGAGCGACACGTCGCGGCCGGCCAGCCGTTCCACGTACGCCCAC harbors:
- a CDS encoding DinB family protein: WAYVERLAGRDVSLGASPFTVERQPEYEPFAAAWAARAAVTRQALAGLGDPTRPVEFVSQMGPKPMRVHATAGGIAGQLLFHEVHHRAQVMAMLRQVGVAAENLDYSVLNWERTPIG